One window from the genome of Dermacentor silvarum isolate Dsil-2018 chromosome 5, BIME_Dsil_1.4, whole genome shotgun sequence encodes:
- the LOC125945540 gene encoding single insulin-like growth factor-binding domain protein-2 — protein MKVALVFMLFIAIAVFSVSGTSPPHCAAVTCNPEACEAVNCTCGTYKDQCECCDHCHKCPNEVCTSLPRDPCTEGYHCTLDDAEQHFVTGGTGHCRPHNETATPVLHHTHEEHHS, from the exons ATGAAGGTCGCTTTGGTTTTCATGCTTTTCATCGCCATCGCTGTTTTCAG TGTGTCCGGAACGTCACCTCCCCACTGTGCCGCCGTGACGTGTAACCCAGAAGCGTGCGAAGCAGTTAACTGCACCTGCGGAACCTACAAGGACCAATGCGAGTGCTGCGACCACTGCCACAAG TGTCCAAATGAAGTGTGTACCAGCCTGCCCAGGGACCCTTGCACGGAGGGCTACCACTGCACCCTGGACGATGCCGAACAACACTTCGTGACTGGAGGCACGGGACACTGCAGGCCCCATAACGAAACAGCCACCCCAGTCCTCCACCACACCCATgaggaacaccacagctaa